The Armigeres subalbatus isolate Guangzhou_Male unplaced genomic scaffold, GZ_Asu_2 Contig555, whole genome shotgun sequence genome includes a region encoding these proteins:
- the LOC134204376 gene encoding small ribosomal subunit protein mS23-like produces the protein MASSRLEKIGTIVTRTQGLLRSGAMKWDDRPLWYDVVQAFPPKEEPRFDRPPSNISVRPVFYAEDTVRAKFHKQQNRYLTNLSDARNKTASQHFIAIYNQLQQQGALDEEKVFEAAQEMLDEKLGQLKLEKTADSTAQEQQPSTIAAKHVETKPAKTVQLQDIFKE, from the exons ATGGCTAGTAGCCGTTTGGAAAAAATCGGAACCATTGTCACCAG AACCCAGGGACTGTTGCGCTCCGGTGCCATGAAATGGGATGACCGACCCCTCTGGTACGATGTGGTGCAAGCATTTCCACCCAAAGAGGAACCTCGTTTCGATCGACCTCCTTCGAATATTTCTGTTAGACCGGTCTTCTACGCCGAGGATACCGTTCGTGC GAAGTTTCACAAGCAGCAGAACCGATACCTAACGAATCTTTCCGACGCGCGAAATAAGACCGCTTCGCAGCATTTTATTGCGATTTATAATCAGTTACAACAACAAGGAGCGCTAGATGAGGAGAAAGTATTCGAAGCGGCCCAGGAAATGCTGGATGAAAAATTAGGACAGCTAAAACTAGAAAAAACTGCGGATTCGACAGCACAGGAGCAACAGCCATCAACTATTGCAGCCAAGCATGTTGAGACAAAACCAGCCAAAACTGTTCAATTGCAAGACATTTTCAAGGAATAA
- the LOC134204370 gene encoding uncharacterized protein LOC134204370, whose amino-acid sequence MQQDVLSPNWLSQKQRVAAAISPLPAERIMEIQLRRKQDKVRRMETKLRLAQEVYERYEQQTQNTAYYDDSSSSSTAATMKTTNGRFTWRQGTIFQVTWWFGRFE is encoded by the exons ATGCAGCAGG ATGTGCTGAGTCCCAATTGGCTATCGCAGAAACAACGAGTAGCAGCAGCGATTTCTCCACTACCGGCTGAGAGGATTATGGAGATTCAACTGCGCAGGAAGCAGGACAAAGTCCGAAGGATGGAGACCAAATTGAGACTGGCGCAAGAGGTATACGAGCGGTATGAACAACAAACGCAGAATACGGCCTACTACGACGATAGTTCGAGTTCGAGTACGGCTGCCACGATGAAAACAACAAATGGAAGGTTTACGTGGCGCCAAGGAACGATATTTCAGGTGACATGGTGGTTTGGTCGTTTCGAGTAA
- the LOC134204375 gene encoding uncharacterized protein LOC134204375, producing the protein MQQDVLSPNWLSQKQRVAAAISPLPAERIMEIQLRRKQDKVRRMETKLRLAQEVYERYEQQTQNTAYYDDSSSSSTAATMKTTNGRTTIEMNHDHEVKEGILKLHEGKIKIKLRLKTKLIKAIQRIQTDISNGPAIEEYIVEQLDDLENENERSGDIGGRNTEDDQDTDDDCSDATDENPYHGIRLEKEININRVLTRTEQGKQIMECLKQGIRPNEKLMNQIKHVLCEYCLNYVFFSRPSAFQKNLIALSLVETYPILRSSNNDVPQALWFHQHARGLHRHSGRLHYHLEYLIRKSANQVFLKITKLRN; encoded by the exons ATGCAGCAGG ATGTGCTGAGTCCCAATTGGCTATCGCAGAAACAACGAGTAGCAGCAGCGATTTCTCCACTACCGGCTGAGAGGATTATGGAGATTCAACTGCGCAGGAAGCAGGACAAAGTCCGAAGGATGGAGACCAAATTGAGACTGGCGCAAGAGGTATACGAGCGGTATGAACAACAAACGCAGAATACGGCCTACTACGACGATAGTTCGAGTTCGAGTACGGCTGCCACGATGAAAACAACAAATGGAAG AACCACAATCGAAATGAATCATGACCACGAGGTTAAGGAAGGCATTCTGAAGCTCCATGAAGGCAAGATTAAAATCAAG CTGAGATTGAAGACCAAATTAATTAAAGCAATTCAACGTATCCAAACTGATATTTCGAATGGGCCTGCAATTGAAGAATACATTGTAGAGCAACTGGATGATTTAGAAAACGAAAATGAAAGAAGTGGTGACATCGGAGGAAGAAATACTGAAGATGACCAGGACACTGATGACGATTGTTCTGATGCTACTGACGAAAATCCGTACCATGGTATTCGGCTTGAGAAG GAAATTAACATCAATCGCGTCTTAACTCGTACTGAACAGGGGAAGCAAATAATGGAATGTTTGAAGCAAGGCATCCGACCTAATGAGAAGCTTATGAATCAAATCAAGCACGTGTTGTGCGAATATTGCCTT AATTATGTATTTTTTAGTCGTCCATCAGCATTCCAAAAGAACCTAATAGCATTGTCTCTAGTCGAAACTTATCCGATTTTGCGTTCAAGTAACAATGATGTACCTCAAGCATTGTGGTTTCATCAGCATGCAAGAGGGCTCCATAGACATTCTGGAAGACTGCACTATCATCTTGAATACCTTATTCGCAAATCAGCAAATCAGGTGTTTTTGAAAATAACCaagttacgtaattaa